A portion of the Algisphaera agarilytica genome contains these proteins:
- the modA gene encoding molybdate ABC transporter substrate-binding protein, with product MQGFFRHNHFGVIGHFVAMVLCGSRLPKYRSPQLAGKPLFCRYLLLGTSLCLCSLLAGCGEDRRKSDVLWVSAAASLGPVLESLRLSIEGELGVELQLNLAGSGTLTRQVLEGAPADLVILAHPQWMDPLIEAQRVLPSDIEDVAGNRLVIVGRGEPIELAQLRDPRFARIAIGDPASVPAGRYAEQAIRHAGVWDEVEPRLIPTADVRAALRYALSGDVGAAVVYRSDLTGIQDGDGFGVLCLVDPAGHDPIVVTAGVVDGSPGGTRLLEWLRREPAQQRMAEAGFDSVPR from the coding sequence ATGCAAGGATTTTTTCGTCACAATCACTTTGGCGTTATCGGACATTTTGTCGCAATGGTTTTGTGTGGCTCGCGTTTGCCTAAATATCGCTCCCCACAATTGGCCGGTAAGCCCCTGTTTTGTAGGTATTTGCTGCTAGGCACCTCTCTGTGTCTCTGCAGTTTATTGGCGGGATGCGGCGAAGACCGGCGGAAATCTGACGTACTGTGGGTCTCGGCGGCGGCGAGTTTGGGGCCCGTTCTCGAATCCCTTCGTCTCTCGATCGAAGGCGAACTCGGCGTCGAACTTCAGCTCAATCTGGCCGGCTCGGGGACGTTGACCCGGCAGGTGCTCGAAGGAGCTCCGGCAGATCTTGTCATCCTCGCCCACCCGCAATGGATGGACCCGCTCATCGAGGCACAACGCGTTTTGCCTAGCGACATCGAAGACGTGGCGGGGAATCGTCTGGTGATCGTCGGGCGGGGTGAGCCCATCGAACTCGCTCAACTCCGCGATCCGCGATTTGCCCGAATCGCGATCGGCGACCCCGCCTCGGTCCCGGCCGGGCGTTACGCGGAGCAGGCGATCCGCCACGCCGGGGTATGGGACGAGGTCGAACCGCGTCTGATCCCCACAGCCGACGTCCGGGCGGCGCTTCGCTACGCGTTGTCCGGAGACGTCGGTGCGGCGGTGGTCTACCGCAGCGACCTCACGGGTATTCAGGATGGCGACGGTTTCGGCGTGCTGTGCCTCGTCGATCCGGCCGGCCACGATCCGATCGTCGTCACGGCGGGCGTCGTCGATGGTTCGCCCGGCGGAACGCGGCTTCTGGAATGGCTGCGCCGCGAACCCGCCCAACAACGCATGGCCGAGGCGGGATTCGATTCGGTGCCGCGCTGA
- a CDS encoding CBS domain-containing protein produces the protein MANVQTIVSRKGAAVLTVGPEASALDASKLMNEHKIGALVVLENDRVKGMFTERDVLRRIVADQRDPAVTPVGDVMTVDVVTCSPDIEIDCARNIFMEKRIRHLPVLDAQEKLIGLISIGDLNAWELNGQEMKIAALEEYLYGTI, from the coding sequence ATGGCCAATGTGCAAACAATTGTTTCTCGTAAGGGCGCGGCGGTCCTTACCGTAGGGCCCGAGGCCAGCGCCCTGGACGCTTCCAAGCTCATGAATGAGCACAAGATCGGGGCCTTGGTGGTGTTGGAAAATGACCGCGTCAAGGGGATGTTCACCGAGCGTGACGTGCTGCGGCGCATCGTGGCGGACCAGCGTGACCCTGCGGTCACCCCGGTGGGCGATGTTATGACGGTCGATGTGGTGACCTGTTCGCCGGATATCGAGATCGACTGCGCCCGCAACATCTTTATGGAAAAACGCATCCGTCACCTCCCGGTGCTGGATGCCCAGGAAAAACTCATCGGCCTGATCTCCATCGGCGACCTCAACGCCTGGGAACTCAACGGTCAGGAAATGAAAATCGCAGCATTGGAGGAATATCTCTACGGCACGATCTAG
- a CDS encoding TIGR00282 family metallophosphoesterase — translation MRIAYLGDIVGTSGRQALTQQVKTLREQHGADLVIANAENIANGSGITPEQHKKLSAAGVDGMTLGDHAFRKQQIKNTLNTVDNLIRPINLPGQAWGKGYMRLPSPIEGGPDVVVVMIMCRLFMNSVQADDPFAALDRFLESLRSQPPAIVIAEIHGEATSEKIAFGWHANGRVAAVLGSHTHVPTADHRILPSPGSDPSIPGAPVPGLGKGTAYVTDLGMTGPQDSVLGRRVDRVVHHMSTGLPAAFDVAEGNPEVQGVLVDIDPVSRLATHIERVALPADVNQPPFVV, via the coding sequence ATGCGTATCGCCTACCTCGGAGACATCGTCGGCACGTCGGGTCGACAGGCCCTGACCCAACAGGTCAAAACCCTGCGTGAGCAGCACGGGGCGGACCTGGTCATCGCCAACGCCGAGAACATCGCCAACGGCTCGGGCATCACCCCCGAGCAGCACAAAAAGCTCAGCGCCGCGGGCGTCGACGGCATGACCCTGGGCGACCACGCCTTCCGCAAGCAGCAGATCAAGAACACGCTCAACACGGTCGACAACCTGATCCGCCCGATCAACCTGCCCGGGCAGGCCTGGGGCAAGGGCTACATGCGGCTGCCCTCGCCGATCGAAGGCGGGCCCGATGTCGTGGTGGTCATGATCATGTGCCGGCTGTTCATGAATTCGGTGCAGGCCGACGACCCGTTCGCAGCGCTGGATCGGTTCCTCGAGTCGCTACGCAGCCAGCCGCCCGCGATCGTCATCGCCGAGATCCACGGCGAGGCCACCAGCGAAAAAATCGCCTTCGGCTGGCACGCCAACGGCCGCGTCGCCGCGGTGCTGGGGTCCCACACCCACGTGCCCACCGCCGACCACCGCATCCTCCCCTCGCCCGGCAGCGACCCGTCGATCCCCGGCGCGCCCGTCCCCGGCCTGGGCAAGGGCACCGCTTACGTCACCGACCTGGGCATGACCGGCCCGCAGGACTCCGTGCTCGGCCGACGCGTCGACCGCGTGGTCCACCACATGTCCACCGGCCTGCCCGCCGCCTTCGACGTGGCCGAGGGCAACCCCGAGGTGCAAGGCGTGCTCGTCGACATCGACCCCGTCTCCCGATTGGCGACTCACATCGAACGCGTCGCGCTGCCCGCGGATGTGAATCAGCCACCGTTTGTCGTCTGA
- a CDS encoding sulfatase family protein, giving the protein MPEQPNIILINCDDLGYGDLGSYGSTRNDTPHLDQLAQDGMRFTDCYAVSPICSPSRAGLMTGCYPPRVGVERVLFPGEPIGLDTSEQTVAKQLKRAGYATQIVGKWHLGDQPEFLPTRHGFDHYFGLPYSNDMGRQVGREDSPPLPLMRDETVEQQQPNQRDLTERYTAECTRFIETNQDKPFFLYLAHMYVHVPLFVPKPFLDKSRNGGYGGAVACIDWSTGFILDTLKRLGLEDNTLVIFTSDNGSRARGEGGSNDPLRGHKQQTWEGGQRVPCLMRWPGRIEAGSTCDAIVRHIDLYPTLSALVGVDHPNPDTHPIDGVDISGLLFRDGTEPTNDTMAYFKLYQLEAVRMGDWKLHLRKENEAVSALFNLRDDPGEQHDLLDQHPDVVKRLRAFADEVRQSLGDSAIGQDGTDRRGPGTAENPKPLAEYDKDHPYVVAMYDMADMPTMCG; this is encoded by the coding sequence TTGCCCGAACAGCCCAACATCATCCTCATCAACTGCGACGACCTGGGCTACGGCGACCTCGGGTCCTACGGCTCGACCCGCAACGACACACCCCACCTCGACCAGCTCGCCCAAGACGGCATGCGGTTCACCGACTGCTACGCGGTGTCGCCGATCTGCTCGCCGTCTCGTGCGGGGCTGATGACCGGATGCTACCCGCCACGCGTCGGCGTCGAACGGGTCTTGTTTCCCGGCGAACCCATCGGCTTGGACACCTCCGAACAAACCGTCGCCAAGCAGCTCAAGCGCGCGGGCTACGCCACGCAGATCGTCGGCAAATGGCACCTCGGCGATCAGCCCGAGTTCCTGCCCACGCGTCACGGCTTCGACCACTACTTCGGCTTGCCGTACAGCAACGACATGGGCCGACAGGTCGGCCGGGAAGACAGCCCGCCGCTGCCGCTGATGCGTGACGAGACTGTTGAACAGCAACAGCCCAACCAGCGCGATCTGACCGAGCGCTACACCGCCGAGTGCACCCGCTTCATCGAGACGAACCAAGACAAGCCGTTCTTCCTGTACCTCGCGCACATGTACGTGCACGTGCCGTTGTTCGTACCCAAACCCTTCCTCGATAAATCGCGCAACGGCGGCTACGGCGGGGCGGTCGCGTGCATCGACTGGTCCACCGGCTTCATCCTCGACACGCTCAAACGGCTTGGCTTGGAGGACAACACCCTGGTCATCTTCACCAGCGACAACGGCTCCCGCGCCCGGGGCGAAGGCGGAAGCAACGACCCGCTACGCGGCCACAAGCAACAGACCTGGGAAGGCGGCCAGCGCGTGCCGTGCCTCATGCGCTGGCCCGGACGCATCGAAGCGGGCTCGACCTGCGACGCCATCGTCCGCCACATCGACCTCTACCCGACCCTCTCGGCCCTCGTCGGCGTAGACCATCCCAACCCCGACACCCACCCGATCGACGGCGTTGATATCTCGGGCCTGCTCTTCCGGGACGGCACCGAACCCACCAACGACACGATGGCCTACTTCAAGCTCTACCAACTCGAAGCGGTCCGCATGGGCGACTGGAAGCTGCACCTCCGCAAAGAAAATGAAGCCGTCTCGGCACTCTTCAATCTCCGTGATGACCCCGGCGAGCAGCACGACCTCCTCGACCAGCACCCTGACGTGGTCAAACGACTCCGCGCCTTTGCCGACGAGGTCCGCCAGTCCCTGGGCGACTCGGCCATCGGGCAGGACGGCACCGACCGCCGCGGTCCGGGCACCGCCGAAAACCCCAAGCCGCTGGCCGAGTACGACAAGGACCACCCCTACGTCGTGGCGATGTACGACATGGCCGACATGCCCACGATGTGCGGCTGA
- the lpdA gene encoding dihydrolipoyl dehydrogenase: MANQTQFDLIVVGGGPAGYVAAIRAAQMGKSVACVERDALGGVCLNWGCIPTKALIAGAEMYSKIQHEGEDFGIKVEGLSYDWDKIIGRSRSVAGNLSNGIGFLFKKNKITHFAGHAFIPKAGMVSIYDHADVDASIDPKRPAIDQDMPAEVRFTSKPKYTLKADKILIATGASPRALPGAPFDGEKIITSKEAMNLPEKPEKLLVVGSGAIGMEFAYFYNAFGTEVTVVEMLDRVLPVEDLDVSKAAEKAFKKQGVNILTGHVTKSIETTDAGIKAVVTKVDDESKTQTIEADKVLVAIGVRGRFDGLFEDGLGIELFKGHIKTDYKAPGADYQTSVPGIYAVGDVIGPPWLAHVASEEAILCVERMYGHDAPDVDYSSIPGCTYCNPQVASIGFTEQACKEQGIEYNVGKFPFAASGKAQALGDTTGFVKLITGKEHNEILGAHMIGEGVTEMIAEMGLARRLEATAEELIATIHAHPTMSEAVHEAALGTDGRMIHF, from the coding sequence ATGGCTAACCAAACCCAATTCGATCTCATCGTCGTCGGCGGGGGCCCCGCAGGCTACGTCGCCGCCATCCGTGCCGCCCAGATGGGCAAGTCCGTCGCCTGCGTCGAGCGTGACGCCCTAGGCGGTGTCTGCCTCAACTGGGGCTGCATCCCGACCAAGGCCCTCATCGCCGGTGCCGAGATGTACTCCAAGATCCAACACGAGGGCGAAGACTTCGGCATCAAGGTCGAGGGCCTGTCCTACGACTGGGACAAGATCATCGGCCGGTCGCGCAGCGTCGCGGGCAACCTCAGCAACGGGATCGGCTTCCTCTTCAAAAAGAACAAGATCACCCACTTCGCCGGCCACGCCTTCATCCCCAAGGCCGGCATGGTCTCGATCTACGACCACGCCGACGTCGACGCCTCGATCGACCCCAAGCGTCCCGCGATCGACCAGGACATGCCCGCCGAGGTCCGCTTCACCTCGAAGCCCAAGTACACCCTCAAGGCCGACAAGATCCTCATCGCCACCGGCGCCTCGCCCCGCGCCCTGCCCGGTGCGCCCTTCGACGGCGAGAAGATCATCACCTCCAAAGAGGCGATGAACCTGCCCGAGAAACCCGAGAAGCTCCTGGTCGTCGGCTCGGGCGCCATCGGCATGGAGTTCGCCTACTTCTACAACGCCTTCGGCACCGAGGTCACCGTTGTCGAGATGCTCGACCGCGTCCTGCCCGTCGAAGACCTCGACGTCTCCAAGGCCGCCGAGAAAGCCTTCAAGAAGCAGGGCGTCAACATCCTCACCGGCCATGTCACCAAGTCCATCGAGACCACCGACGCCGGCATCAAGGCCGTGGTTACCAAGGTCGACGACGAGTCCAAGACCCAGACCATCGAAGCCGACAAGGTCCTGGTCGCCATCGGTGTCCGCGGCCGGTTCGACGGCCTCTTCGAAGACGGCCTCGGCATCGAGCTTTTCAAGGGCCACATCAAAACCGACTACAAAGCTCCCGGCGCCGACTACCAGACCTCGGTCCCCGGCATCTACGCCGTGGGCGACGTCATCGGCCCGCCCTGGCTCGCCCACGTCGCCTCGGAAGAAGCCATCCTCTGCGTAGAACGCATGTACGGCCACGACGCCCCCGACGTCGACTACTCCTCCATCCCCGGCTGCACCTACTGCAACCCGCAGGTCGCCAGCATCGGCTTCACCGAACAGGCCTGCAAAGAACAGGGCATCGAGTACAACGTCGGCAAGTTCCCCTTCGCCGCCTCGGGCAAAGCCCAGGCCCTGGGCGACACCACCGGCTTCGTCAAACTCATCACCGGCAAAGAGCACAACGAGATCCTCGGCGCCCACATGATCGGCGAAGGTGTCACCGAAATGATCGCCGAGATGGGCCTGGCCCGCCGCCTCGAAGCCACCGCCGAAGAACTCATCGCGACCATCCACGCCCACCCGACCATGTCCGAAGCCGTCCACGAAGCGGCCCTGGGCACCGACGGGCGGATGATCCACTTCTAA
- the purU gene encoding formyltetrahydrofolate deformylase, protein MTAAQRPRYTLTLSCPDQVGIVAAVSSFTASFNGWIVEAAQHADSETGLFFMRQEIYVDSVPFGINELRKRFTPIAEQFGMIWKIRDPDVPHRVVLMCSKQDHCITDLLHRWSTGDLKFHLCGVISNHNDLRSLTEYYGAPYHHVPVDPKNKTPAFTRVESLCEEMDAETVVLARYMQIMPPHLCEKYDGRMINIHHSFLPAFIGAKPYHQAFERGVKLIGATCHYVTPDLDAGPIIEQDVARVTHAQDPAEMVRRGQDVERLVLTHGLRMHLEDRVLRYGNKTVVFA, encoded by the coding sequence ATGACTGCCGCTCAACGCCCCCGCTACACGCTCACACTCTCCTGCCCCGACCAGGTCGGCATCGTTGCTGCGGTGTCGTCCTTCACCGCGTCGTTCAACGGCTGGATCGTTGAAGCCGCCCAGCACGCCGACAGCGAGACCGGGCTCTTCTTCATGCGGCAAGAGATCTACGTCGACTCGGTTCCGTTCGGCATCAATGAACTCCGCAAGCGTTTCACACCAATCGCTGAACAGTTCGGCATGATCTGGAAGATCCGTGACCCCGACGTCCCGCACCGCGTGGTGCTCATGTGCAGCAAGCAGGACCACTGCATCACCGACCTGCTTCACCGCTGGTCCACCGGCGACCTGAAGTTTCACCTCTGCGGCGTGATCTCCAACCACAACGACCTCCGCTCGCTCACCGAGTACTACGGCGCGCCCTATCACCACGTCCCGGTCGATCCGAAAAACAAGACCCCCGCGTTCACCCGCGTGGAATCGCTCTGCGAAGAAATGGATGCCGAGACGGTCGTCCTGGCCCGATATATGCAGATCATGCCGCCGCACCTGTGTGAGAAGTACGACGGACGGATGATCAACATCCACCACAGCTTCCTGCCCGCCTTCATCGGGGCCAAGCCTTACCACCAAGCGTTTGAGCGCGGCGTCAAACTCATCGGCGCAACCTGTCACTACGTGACCCCCGACCTCGACGCCGGCCCGATCATCGAGCAGGATGTCGCCCGGGTGACCCACGCCCAGGACCCCGCCGAGATGGTCCGCCGTGGACAAGACGTCGAACGCCTGGTCCTCACCCACGGCCTGCGCATGCACCTCGAAGACCGTGTCCTGCGCTACGGCAACAAGACCGTCGTCTTCGCCTAA
- a CDS encoding GGDEF domain-containing protein, whose protein sequence is MVETIADNPHPQGSRAEAKLDRAHRRRNVLHSRLALLVVVTLGVGFGLGQLQFVNDLSTLAVALGMLIAGSLALWFAWSVIARPITRLADQLDSLTLDQRQTQIRELPTDRADEVGRMARAVRTLAVSRIRDYYDARQLRRTLDDRVTTATKKAVSTLSKLAMRDALTELGNRRFLDAHLPGLIEASRESDTDLLCVMIDMDNFKQVNDNLGHNKGDELLVLLADLIRSSIRHHEDLAIRLGGDEFVLFLPGASLKRAAELTQHIRTLYRQQATSLLGPGFQIDLSVGAASLQDEGCRDGEELMEQADQHLYQAKRAGKGITWTMHGQAAA, encoded by the coding sequence GTGGTCGAAACCATCGCCGACAACCCGCACCCCCAGGGCTCCCGCGCCGAAGCGAAGCTCGATCGAGCCCACCGACGCCGCAACGTGTTGCACAGCCGACTCGCGCTGTTGGTCGTGGTCACCCTTGGCGTGGGCTTCGGCCTGGGCCAACTGCAATTCGTCAACGACCTGAGCACCCTGGCGGTCGCTCTGGGCATGCTGATCGCGGGAAGCCTGGCGCTGTGGTTTGCGTGGTCGGTCATCGCTCGGCCCATCACACGCCTGGCCGACCAACTCGACTCACTCACCCTCGACCAGCGCCAAACCCAGATCCGTGAACTGCCCACCGACCGCGCCGACGAGGTTGGCCGGATGGCCCGCGCCGTGCGCACCCTCGCCGTGAGCCGGATCCGCGACTATTACGACGCCCGCCAACTCCGTCGCACCCTCGACGACCGCGTCACCACCGCCACCAAGAAAGCCGTGAGCACCCTTAGCAAGCTCGCGATGCGTGATGCGCTGACCGAGCTGGGCAACCGCCGATTCCTCGACGCCCACCTCCCGGGGCTGATCGAGGCGTCCCGCGAGTCCGACACCGACCTGCTCTGCGTCATGATCGACATGGACAACTTCAAGCAGGTCAACGATAACCTGGGTCACAACAAGGGCGATGAGTTGCTGGTGCTGCTGGCCGACCTGATCCGCTCGTCGATCCGGCATCACGAAGACCTGGCCATCCGTCTCGGCGGGGACGAGTTCGTCTTGTTCCTCCCCGGGGCGTCGCTCAAACGGGCGGCCGAACTGACCCAACACATCCGTACGCTCTACCGCCAACAAGCCACCAGCCTGCTGGGCCCGGGCTTCCAGATCGATCTGTCGGTCGGCGCTGCTTCGCTCCAGGACGAGGGCTGCCGCGACGGCGAAGAGCTGATGGAACAGGCCGACCAACACCTCTACCAGGCCAAGCGAGCAGGCAAAGGCATCACCTGGACCATGCACGGCCAAGCCGCGGCCTGA
- the modB gene encoding molybdate ABC transporter permease subunit: MDVGAIISAVGLSLLCASAAVVLCLAPGVALALVLARRSFRGKGLVELVVMLPVVVPPVVTGYVLLKLLGNSGPLGGVLPGDGVVFTWVGAAIAQAVVAFPFLVLTLRVAFAGVDRDLEKAAHTFGAGRWRTFWSVTLPLSWHGLAAGCLLAFARALGEFGATIIVAGNIEGQTRTLPLAIYASLQRPGGDATAAGLAVIAVGLAFAALGLRKLLGGGPTRW; encoded by the coding sequence ATGGATGTCGGAGCAATCATCTCGGCGGTCGGCTTGTCGCTGCTCTGCGCCTCGGCGGCGGTGGTGTTGTGCCTGGCCCCCGGCGTCGCGCTGGCGTTGGTCCTGGCCCGGCGGTCGTTTCGCGGCAAGGGGTTGGTCGAGTTGGTGGTGATGCTGCCGGTGGTCGTGCCGCCGGTGGTCACGGGGTACGTGCTCTTGAAGCTGCTGGGCAACTCCGGGCCGTTGGGAGGCGTGTTGCCCGGGGACGGGGTGGTGTTCACCTGGGTCGGGGCGGCGATCGCCCAGGCGGTGGTGGCGTTTCCGTTCCTGGTGCTGACGCTGCGGGTGGCCTTTGCGGGGGTGGACCGGGACCTGGAAAAGGCGGCCCACACCTTTGGGGCGGGGCGGTGGCGGACGTTCTGGAGCGTGACCCTGCCGTTGAGCTGGCACGGGTTGGCGGCGGGTTGCTTGCTGGCGTTCGCCCGTGCGCTGGGCGAGTTCGGAGCCACGATCATCGTGGCGGGGAATATCGAGGGGCAGACCCGGACGCTGCCCTTGGCGATCTACGCGTCACTTCAGCGCCCCGGCGGCGACGCGACCGCGGCGGGGTTGGCTGTCATCGCGGTGGGCTTGGCGTTTGCGGCGCTGGGATTACGGAAACTGTTGGGCGGTGGGCCGACGCGTTGGTGA
- the nrdR gene encoding transcriptional regulator NrdR, whose amino-acid sequence MRCPFCQANDDKVIDSREAEHGASIRRRRECKRCGKRFTTYEHVETNTRLTVIKRDGNRVPFDREKLMGGLQKSAYKRPIKADQLTTVVDEIETELFKRGKKEVESTEIGRLCVEKLKRLDHVAYVRFASVYMKIANIDDLLEEMMEVKETQPEPPAKEQGNLF is encoded by the coding sequence ATGCGCTGTCCCTTTTGCCAAGCCAACGACGACAAGGTCATCGACTCCCGCGAGGCGGAGCACGGGGCCTCGATCCGCCGTCGGCGGGAGTGCAAGCGTTGCGGCAAGCGGTTTACGACCTACGAGCACGTCGAAACCAACACCCGGCTCACCGTGATCAAGCGCGACGGCAACCGGGTGCCCTTCGACCGCGAGAAGCTTATGGGCGGGCTACAGAAGTCGGCGTACAAACGCCCGATCAAGGCCGACCAGCTCACCACGGTGGTCGACGAGATCGAGACCGAGCTGTTCAAACGCGGCAAGAAAGAGGTCGAATCGACCGAGATCGGCCGGCTGTGCGTCGAAAAGCTCAAACGGCTGGACCACGTCGCCTACGTCCGCTTCGCCAGCGTCTACATGAAGATCGCCAACATCGACGACCTGCTCGAAGAGATGATGGAGGTCAAGGAAACCCAGCCCGAGCCCCCGGCTAAGGAACAGGGCAACCTTTTTTGA